Part of the Falco biarmicus isolate bFalBia1 chromosome 4, bFalBia1.pri, whole genome shotgun sequence genome, CTGTCTCATGTGCCGGAGAGACCGAAAGACAGACAATCTTCTGTGAGCCACATTCCAGCTATTGCAATCTGGCATCAGAGATGTTTCAGGTGAGCATTTAGACAGCTCCTGCCCTTCCACAACATCTGGCTGGGAAGAAggcttctcttcttcctcagaaCCATCCCAACCTTCTGACTCTTCTTTCAGatctaggaaaaaaaggcagcgGTCATAAAAATTGCTGCTCTCTAAGAGAGGGAACTGCCTCAAAAGCACCTACGCATGCTGCAGCCAACTGATTTTGGCTGCATGTGGGAAGGCAAGAGTTCAGAACACAGTAACTGAAAGTACTAGCAGCACAGACACACCTAAGTGTTATCGAAGTTTATTAACTCACATAGAAGACAACCACTAAAGGGTCAAGAATGAATTTTCACCTACAGAACAGAAAGTCACATCTTTTGACCAATTATCCGTTCTCTACTCTTTTTAAAGGTCATGGCCAAAGCTTTGAGGAGGGTTTTGTAGACTTTAGTCTAAACGGATTAATTcaatgcaagaaaaaattgtcatcctttaattttagaaattttgtaaaaaaaaaaaaaaagaagtccatATGATGTGACTGCAAATTCTTTTGGCTGTAGAGATTCATCAGGAGGGCCAACCCAGCCAGCCAGAACAATAATCACAATGATGCAACACTCCTAACTCAAGTAACAAACACCACATGCGCATGCAGAGAGCCTAGGAGGCCAAGGGCCTTGATTTCACATTCCTGTCCCAGTCATCTCCACACGGGAGAGCACATCAGCTACTGTGGAAACTGCCACTAAGGTAAAGTTGATGAGTGATGGCTGtgctcatgctgctgctgaaaggacTTGGTGTTTTACCATCTAAAGCATTCTCAAGAGGATCTTCCAGCTCTGGAAATTTCTAGCTCACCTGCAAGTTTTTCCATCTGAACAAGGGTGTCTTCTGTTGGTGCTCCTTCCAAAAGTTTCTCTGTAAGTCGGCTACCACAAGCTTTCAAAAGCCTGGAGAcattgaaagaaacagaagtagcaCTCATTAGGCCTGCTTGCTAGGTGCAAAAATCCAGTAAGAAACTCGGTGCGATGAGCTCAACAAAGAATCCAGCCACACACCAATTTGTGCTTCCTTTCAACACATCAATGTGCCTTCCTCGGTGTGATAACTATCAACGCATCTTACAACCGCCGCCACTCAAAGTCACCTACCATTTTGCAACCACTTGGTGCAACATACTTATCCCCCATCCAAGTCACATGCCAGTGTTGCAACCCTCTCTGTGGCATCTTTCCAGGGAAGCCTGAGGAGCAAATCAGGCACTGGAGCAACCGAACTCCCACAAACATACCGCTGTGCCAAACGGCTGCGCCTCCCACGCTGCCTATCGCAACACACAGGCACTTCCAGGTGAACAACCACTGCACTCCAAGCGTGAACCCGAGGTACAACACACTGGGGGTacagtatcttttctttcttccatgctTACTTTTATACAGCATGGCCTTTCCGTCCAGATAGAAATGGCTTCCATTAGCAGCCACGTTAGTAGGTTTACTTCACAGcaacaagacttttttttgtccTAAAGGCATCAGCAGGCTCCTGTCTTCCTGTGCTTAGCTCCTTCCAATTCAGAGATTACTTCTGATAGACCAGGGGCTGCGCTGCTATTCAGcaagacctgggcaggctggggagctgggcagggaggaaccCAAAGAAGTTCAGCAAAAGCAAGTGtcgggtcctgcccctggggaggaacagccccctgcaccagcacaggctggggctgagctgctgggaggcagctctgcagagaaggacccaggagtgctggtggacagcaagttgcccatgggccagcagtgtgccctggtggccaagccGGCCAGTggtgtcctggggtgcattaggaggagcaaggccagcaggtcaagggagttGATCCTTCCgcctctactctgctctggtgaggcTGTGCCTGGAGGGatgtgtccagttctgggctccccagttcaagagagacagggagctactggagaggggccagcagaaGCTATGAAGAGGATCTCtcaggaggaaaggctgagggagctgcaCCTTTCTAGCCTGGTGaagggaagactgagaggggatcttatcaaggtctacaaatatcttaagagCCAGAGACAGGAGGATGAGGCCAGGCCGTTTTTCGTGGTGCCCAGGACAaagggcaatgggcacaaaccacaacacaggaagttccatctgaatatgaggaaaaacttccttACTTtaagggtgactgagcactggagcaggctgcccagagggaggctgtggagtctccttcttgagacattcaaaacctgcctggacatgattctgtgcaacctgctctaggagaacctgctttagcagggggttggactagatggtctccagaggtcccttccaaccctgctTGTTTTACGATTTTGAGACTACTTAGCAAAGTCCAACTTACTACCTCAAGTAAAAATACCCCAAACACTCAAATCACATTTCCACCCTTTCAGAATATGGCAATATCCTCTTCATGAAGGAGCAGTAGAAGCTAGAAACACAAATGGCATTACCAAGCAAAGGAAGTATGCAAACATGCCCACAGGTTTTCATCATTGGTCAGTGAGGTTAAGGAGCGGGCTGCATTGCCGTTCCGCTGGTGCAGGAAGGGAGTGAAGGCTGTGTTCATCCGCTGGGCACGCTGAGGGCACCCATACTGCTCTGCTTCAAACACCTGCACCACAGAATAAGAGCAGTGAAAGAGACCGAAGAAGACAGAATGCTTACATAAAGctgagccaaaaaaaaaacaaccagcaaaaacacaaaatgaaaagggTGCATCACACACAGGCATCCAAAATATATTGTAAATTATGGGAACAGAGAGGGAAGGGACATCTTATTCTTAGCTTGACTAAAGTTATCATTAGGCAATGCCTGTGCTCCAAAACCACTGTCCTTAACAACTTCAGTTACTTACATTTCTAACAGAGCTACAGTCTAGCAGTTACGTCTGTGAAGTGTTATGACTGCCTGAAAATGACAAAGGCATCCTGTTCCTTCTCTCCTGCACCCCCAGATATGCACCATCCTCTTGTCCCTTGTCTCAACCTTAATGACCACCTAACTGCAATGAGCAGCATCAGCTTTTTGACTCAGCTGTAAATCAGCTGTCATAATGTTTTATTAGCGTTGAGTCAAATGGACTCTGTGCATTGACCTACCTTAAGTGCTTTGCCCTGAAGCTCATCAATGATGCCTCTGATTTTTCCCAACAAGAAAGGCCAGGAGTTGATGAGGTAAATCCGGTCCATCATGATAGTGATGATGCTGTACCAGCGCTGGAAACCTCGAGCCAGGCTGTCTTTGATAAAGAAAGTGTGGCTGAACACAAAACCGTGCTGTTCATCTCCAAAAAAAATAGGGCCTTCACGTCCTGGGCAGACCTGAAGGGCAGGGACACATACACAAAAACAGTTAAGCACATCACACAGCTGAAATGGTAATAAACTGAATAAAGCTTCCTGCTCTTTAACACACTTGATGAATAAAACAAGCCTTTTTAGGCTACTGTACAAAAGGTTTGGTCAAACAGAACTTCAGAGGTATTCTACAAACACTACAAAACATTCAATTTAACCGTATTTTAAGAATTCAGCTCTATTCAACTACGAAACTGTTGAGAATCCACAAGGGATGTTGCTGATCCCGACACACAAATGTTCACCAATCTGTAAGGTTCTCCCTTCACTTCTATGAGATGCTGAATGTTAATGGTCTACAAAAATCAAGTATTTCTTTGTACTAAACAAAGATTCCAACAtctttaccaaaaaaacccaataaacaCCTAGGAGCAAAaacaagaaagggaaattttttGGTGTCACAAGGTGACAGGAAGGAAACCGCAAGCTTATCAAAGATCAACCTTAAAAATTACCACCAATCCTGGATGGAACAGACTTGTGTGTCTGACTTTCCACCTCCGTCCCCCTTTGTTTCAGGCTGCACAGAGAGCCAAGATGAGCAAAGCACTATCCTGGATTTGAAATTACACGTAAGTCCATAAGCAGGTTTTCTCCCTGTACTCCCAGGACAGTTACCTCACAGCTCAGACTACGAACACAGGCCTGGCGCACGATGCTGAACAACTGGGGGTGGTTTGGGTGCTGGTGACTGACGTACTTGATAGATGTTTCTTTATCGTGGCTGACATATCCAGGATGTCCTCCTGCAAGAGAGCGGCAAccctgaagacagaaaagcaaatccAGCCATAAATAAGCATGCAGTTATTTAAGGTTTCCAAATGCCTCTGCATATTCCCTTAAAAATGTAGGGAAACGTCACCTACACATATAGGTAAGAACACAAATAGTTAGAAGACAAGAAATATAAGTCAAGGTCAGGATGTGAACCCAGCTCCTCACATAGAACTCCCTGCAATATACTTCCTCTGTTCTTATGTTCATTTTCCACTATTTAATTTGGCTGTGAACATGGTGCTGGTAAAATTCAGTTAACAGCAGCTGTGAAACCAACTAGCCTAACAAACCTGGCCATAatctaaaggaaaacaaataacaaatatCTCAGAACACAATATTAACAGTAGACAACCATGAGAACAACCGAGAACATACATTTGCTCTattgttttaattgcttttgcattttttctccatttcctaaTCAATACTGCTCttaaaattactattaaaaGATAACCAGACCTAATCTGATAAAGTAAATGCTCTTCAAGGACGAGGAAAGCATTTCTCAGACAGAAGAGAATCACACATCACAGGGTTTAAAGAGACCTCGAGACAACATCTTATCAAGGTCTATATACTCAACAACAGTTCCTTCATCCTCTTGTCATGGATCATTATGGTGCATGAGGACCTGGAGATCTTCTTGTACTAGCAGTCACATACAAAACAACTGCCGttcacatgttttttttcctctcttaaatGATTAAATTTGCATTCCAGAACCCAAGAGCCTTTTAGTTAAGCCAAAggcctctgctgcctgcacacaGACCCACACACCTACCTCACACATGTCTGACTTCTTTggccctgggctgctggagtCGGCACTGGCAccttctgctgggctgtgcGAGCGGATCCGACTGCTCATCTGAATgccaccctcctcctcttctgcctgctcATTCTGCCCCGAGATGTCCCCGCTGCTCGCGCCTTGGGGAAGCGGTGAATGCAGAACCTCAGTACAAAAGAGGGTGCGAGGACCGTGGAGCTCACAAAAATGGCAGAGGGCAACAATAGCGTTCATAGTGAGAGCTCAGCACATACGCCAGGCCTCCTGCAGGCAAGGGAGACACACACAGTATCAGTAACCAGATATTAAAGCATCTCTCCGGCAGCATTGGTGCGAGTCCTGCTGTATATCCCTCCAGGAGCAGCTGGCCTTAAGCTCAGCCTCAGGGACCAGCACCGCTCCACCAGGGGCGACCTGACCAACGACCCTCCGTGCCCTGGCGGGATGGGGCCCGGACCCCCGCGCCCCGCTACCCCTCAGGCCCCGCCGGGGTGGAACAGGGACTGGGCCGGCCCCCCACGCCCGGATACGGCCAGTTTTACAGGGACAGGCCGGGGTCTGAACGACCAGAGCTCCGTACCCGGACACCCCGGGCCCCTGCCCGGGGTCCTCAGGCCGCAACGCGCCGGGACCGGCCCCGCTCAGCGCGCCCGGAGTCCAACGCCTCAGGCCCaaccggccccggcccggcctccccctccGGGCCCCGGGCTCCTCGCTCCCGGaccggcccgccccggccccccgcgctCGGACGgctgcggcccggccccggcccgctcACCGCGGCTCCGGgctcccccgccccggcccgtCCCGTGTCAGCGGGCGCCTGACACAGCCTGACCCGCCGGCCCGTACCATCCCTAGCGGTAGCTGGGGGGGGAAGACGGGCACACAActtccctgctgcccacccgccgccgccgagcggcgagagggaggaaaaagcgGGACAGAGGGAGCAGGAGGCCGTTCGTACCGCGGTACCGAGCCGGTCCTTCCCGCCGCTCTCCCGAGGAGCCCCacgcaccccccccccgcccgggcgCGGCGGTGCCTCGGCCCACGACCGCCCTGTCCACCGGGGCTGGGCAGAACCATTACCTCAACGCGAGAGGGGGGCAGATGAGGAGGTTCGGAAGCcgcctcctcccttccctcgCTGTCCGCTGCCCCGCCGCAGGGAGCCGACAGCAGTGCCCGACCTCGGGGGCAGGACAAGCCGCCGCCTGCGACCCTTCGGCGCCGCAGGCGGAGCGGGCCGCGCTCCCCCGCGGCGGGGTGGTGCGGGCCGCATGGCGGGTCATGTGacggcgggcggggccgggtCCGCCGGGTCCCCCCGCAGGGTGGCGGGGCGCTCAGCGCGGCCGGGCACCCCGGGTCCCTGCAGGACACtcggggcagccctggcaggacGCAGCGGGTGCTTTAATTCCTTAAAGCACCGGGGATGAAGATGGAGGCGTCCGTGAGGGACCGTCTTTTCCTGCTCCGTTCATAAAGCGGTTCCATGCAGCCGCTCAGGCAGGCGAGCTCAGGCTGGGCCTTGCAGGGACGGGCGCTCTGATGGAGATCCTCTCCGTTAAACCCCTCCAGTTTCTGTTTAGGGTATCGGGTTTTATTAAATGCCTGTTTACCTATAGAAAACCACgatggaaaaataaaccaagttGCATGTGAACTCGTAATCCTTTCCAGCCTCAAAATCGTGAAATCACTGCATCCCACACACATTTTTACATAGGAGTTGATCcctacagctttctgaaaacacaagtcctgccctgcatccctccAGGCCTTACTACCAAACAAAAGCCTTTCACAAGGTAACCACACAGATCATTAAGCTGAGTACAACTTGTACTGGAATCCCAAGAAAGGGCAGCTACGGCTAATACCCTACAATACGTGCCTCTGGATTCAAGCAGCCACGCACAGACTAGTAATTACACCTCCGAAGACAACAATTACTCAGAGGGTCAGTGAGACGGATGATTATTGtaacacagagaaattaatagaaatgtttAATCCAAAGTCCATCTAATCCCAGAGTCCACCTCGGACAAGGACCTGTGGTAGCACTTCCCAAGGAAGACTCACTGTTTGCAAAAAAGTAACTGCTATTCCTACCGGAGGTTGTTCAGGAGCATGCCGAGAAGCCACCTGCAGAGCCTGAAAAACTCTTGAGCCGAGGGCACCGCCACACACAGCAGACAACtagcagcctcctgccagcatCACATGTCCTGAGAAGCAACAAGAGATCCTcccccccctaaa contains:
- the FLCN gene encoding folliculin, which encodes MNAIVALCHFCELHGPRTLFCTEVLHSPLPQGASSGDISGQNEQAEEEEGGIQMSSRIRSHSPAEGASADSSSPGPKKSDMCEGCRSLAGGHPGYVSHDKETSIKYVSHQHPNHPQLFSIVRQACVRSLSCEVCPGREGPIFFGDEQHGFVFSHTFFIKDSLARGFQRWYSIITIMMDRIYLINSWPFLLGKIRGIIDELQGKALKVFEAEQYGCPQRAQRMNTAFTPFLHQRNGNAARSLTSLTNDENLWACLHTSFAWLLKACGSRLTEKLLEGAPTEDTLVQMEKLADLKEESEGWDGSEEEEKPSSQPDVVEGQELSKCSPETSLMPDCNSWNVAHRRLSVFRSLRHMRQVLGASAFRMLAWHVLMGNQVIWKARDTDLVQSAFDVLRTMLPVGCVRIIPYSDQYEEAYRCNFLGLSPHVQIPPHILSSEFAVLVEVRAATRSSLYPAVFDDEQSLNKYEFVVTSGSPVAADRVGPTILNKIEAALTNQNLSVDVVDQCLVCLKEEWMNKVKVLFKFTKVDSRPKEDTQKLLSILGAAEEDNVKLLKFWMTGLSKTYKSHLMSTVRSPTSSESRN